Within the Mycetohabitans rhizoxinica HKI 454 genome, the region GAGCCGGCCCGACTGGATTGATTCAAGCGATGCATGCGGCGATGGGCGGTCACTAATGGCGTGCAAGGCTGATTGGGTGAGCGATACGCTAGCACGGTTGCGGGCCGTGCTAGCGCCGGCCCACGTGTGAGCGCTGCAGGCGCGGTGTGTGAGTCGCGCCACCAGCACCTTCGGGCGCACGCTACCACTATTGCGTCATAGTGCGAAACAGCGCACGGCCGTTCAACGACGGATGGTGTCCTGGAGCGCGCCGACGTACAGCTGCGGTCCAGGAACGGCCGTTGCACGCGTTCCAGCATCGCCGAGCAGTGACGCACCAGCGCGGTGGTTGGCTGAGTGAAGCATTGCGCGAGCCACTGCGTCGTCTCGTTCCACTACACGAGCGAGCGCACGTGGAGTTCGAGGCCGCCACCACCGGTGTGCGGCGCGCTCTCTGGGATAGGCGATGCGCGCGGCACACCTGATCCGTGCGATGGAATGGGCTATGCCGTCCAGATAGCGCGACGGCGCCGCCAGTCATCCTGACAAAGGCGGGCATCATGCGCGGAGGCTGTTCAGCACGAGCTCGCGCGCACCGGGCAGCGCGGACGCGAAAGACCGATCGGACATGGCGCGGTAATGAAACGGTGGAGACGGAACAACGAAAAAGAAACGGTGAAGACGACATCGATCTTAGCCGCGAGTGGCTGGTATTCCTTTCGAAATGCGCAGAGAAATATCGAGTTGTATCGTAGAATGCGCGCGAAACATCCATGCCATTGAGCGGCTCCATCATGGTTTCACGCATTTTGCTGATCGAAGACGACAGTCGCCTGGCTGCGCTGGTGGCCAGCTACCTGCGCAAGCACGACTATGACGTGCATATCGTGCTGCACGGCAACGACGCATTGGACGCGATTCTCGCGCGTCGGCCCGACCTGGTGATTCTCGATGTGAACCTGCCCGGCAAGGACGGCTTCCAGATATGCCGCGAGGCGCGCAAACAGTTCGATGGGCTAATCATCATGGTGACGGCCCGGGATGAGGATCTCGACGAGGTGTTGGGACTAGAGCTCGGTGCCGATGACTATGTGCACAAGCCGGTGGAGCCACGCGTGCTGCTTGCGCGGATCAAGGCGCTGCTGCGCCGCGGGCTGCAGCTCGGCGGCGAGACGAGTGTTGAGCCGGAGTGCCTCATCTTAGGCAAATTCGAGATTAACCGCGCCACGCGCAGCATTCGCCTGCCTGATGGCAGCGTACCCGATCTCACCTCAGCCGAGTTCGACTTGCTATGGGCGCTGGTGCGCTGTGCCGGCGAGGTCGTGAGCCGCGACGACTTAATGCGTCAGCTGCGCGGCATCGGTTTTGACGGCGTGGATCGCACGGTCGACGGCTGTATTTCCAAGCTGCGGCGCAAGCTGCACGACGATGCGGCCAACCCGCAACGGATCAAGACCGTGCGTGGCAGAGGATATCAATTCAGCAAGGTGGCATGGGAGTAAGTCGAAAATTCGACAATTTTGCCCGCAACGCAGCAACACACCGTGGCTATATCGTTGTGGCGCCCCCTCAGTCGCTCGGCGGCACGCCCTTTAAACCGAGTTGGCCGGTGACAGGAGCGCCTACATGTTCGGACCGTTGGTGCCAGGCGCCAACAATCAATAGCCAACAGCTAACAGCTAACAGCCACTGCCACCGCTCGCGGATCAATAGACGTGCCCGAACTGGAAATACACATTGCGACGTCCCCCCGGCGCGAGCGCGACACCGAAATAGACTGGCCCGAATGAGCTGGTCAGCCCGGTGAACAGCGACACGCTGCGCTTCATCGGCCCGCTGTCCAGCGCGTCGTTGAAGCCGTTCCAGACGTTACCCATTTCCGCCGTGACGCCTGCAAACAAGCCGCGGAACGGACCGGTGTTGAACGAAGCCAACTGATTCATGTACGTGAGTTGAGCATAAGCCATCGACGTGCCGGACAATTGGTCGGCTGCATACGCGGACAAGTGTCGGAAGCCGCCCAGCGTGAAACCGAGCGGATTGAT harbors:
- a CDS encoding response regulator, which encodes MVSRILLIEDDSRLAALVASYLRKHDYDVHIVLHGNDALDAILARRPDLVILDVNLPGKDGFQICREARKQFDGLIIMVTARDEDLDEVLGLELGADDYVHKPVEPRVLLARIKALLRRGLQLGGETSVEPECLILGKFEINRATRSIRLPDGSVPDLTSAEFDLLWALVRCAGEVVSRDDLMRQLRGIGFDGVDRTVDGCISKLRRKLHDDAANPQRIKTVRGRGYQFSKVAWE